Proteins encoded together in one Hevea brasiliensis isolate MT/VB/25A 57/8 chromosome 16, ASM3005281v1, whole genome shotgun sequence window:
- the LOC131174786 gene encoding G-type lectin S-receptor-like serine/threonine-protein kinase LECRK3: MFLFLLLLSSPSSIFSRTATAQQINSNVSLGSVLTPTNNSYWPSHSGHFAFGFYPNGEGFAIGIWFAKSQQKTIIWTANRDDPPLPRDVTLILSSDGRLILQWEYGQQIPFANTSQPASSASMLDSGNFVLYDSDSRIIWQTFRAPTDTILPGQSLLAGEELVSSISNTNHTTGRFRLKMQRDGNLAMYPTQYAAGVDSLYWNTATFTAGDNVSLNLDTDGKLYLLNATGFNIRTLNDGQTVFGNPIYRLTIDADGLFRLYSYNLDQNGTWLVAYQDCENKCLPKGLCGLNSYCIPLDQNTKCTCPLGFDFINPGQENLGCKRKSSVDDCVSTNYTILELESITWESDSDSVVRSSNKTECRDECLRDCNCEAALFDNQECKKQKLPLRFGRTNNDGETMVTLIKISNGEMGGKERPREMPTRNDSSIMIPKNNKSGLQIGILVAGATSSTFGLIILAISVALIFKHRVSIFKVLSKKANGEFVEDFNLRSFTYEELEKATNGFNERLGRGAFGTVFKGALMNGKVIAVKRLDKVASEGELEFQNEMRSIGRTQHRNLVRLLGYCHEKSNILLVYEYMSNGSLANFLFKSETKPSWKERVQIALDIARGIHYLHEECETQIIHCDINPNNILMDEHQRARISDFGLAKLLMPNQSRTLTGVRGTRGYVAPEWYKNQPITVKTDVYSFGIMFLEIICCRRSVSVDVPDDEAILAEWVYSCSKANELLKLFSAEEVAEEVDEQALQRMVCIGLWCIQEEPSLRPSMRKVILMLEGTIEIPFPPSPASFSSVV, translated from the coding sequence ATGTtcctgtttcttcttcttctttcaagTCCAAGTTCCATATTTTCTCGCACTGCAACAGctcaacaaataaattccaatgtTAGCCTAGGTTCTGTTCTCACTCCGACTAACAACTCATATTGGCCCTCTCATTCTGGCCATTTTGCCTTTGGTTTCTATCCAAATGGAGAAGGTTTTGCAATTGGGATTTGGTTTGCGAAAAGTCAACAGAAAACTATCATATGGACAGCAAACCGGGATGACCCACCATTGCCAAGGGATGTGACCTTGATCTTGAGCAGTGATGGCAGGCTTATCTTGCAGTGGGAATATGGCCAGCAGATACCTTTCGCAAACACGTCTCAGCCTGCTTCCTCTGCCTCCATGCTCGACTCTGGTAACTTCGTACTCTATGATTCAGACTCAAGGATTATATGGCAGACTTTTCGTGCTCCAACAGACACCATTTTACCAGGACAAAGCCTTTTGGCAGGGGAAGAGCTGGTGTCTAGCATCTCCAACACAAATCATACAACTGGAAGATTTCGACTCAAGATGCAAAGAGATGGAAATCTGGCAATGTATCCTACGCAATATGCAGCAGGAGTCGATTCTCTTTACTGGAATACAGCTACATTTACTGCTGGAGATAATGTGAGTCTGAATCTTGATACTGATGGCAAGCTATACCTGTTAAATGCTACAGGCTTTAATATACGAACTCTAAATGATGGGCAAACTGTGTTTGGTAATCCCATTTATCGTTTAACAATCGATGCAGATGGATTATTTCGATTATATTCATATAATTTGGATCAAAATGGTACTTGGTTGGTTGCATATCAAGATTGTGAGAACAAGTGCCTTCCCAAAGGCTTATGCGGCTTGAATTCATATTGTATTCCTCTAGACCAAAACACCAAATGTACTTGTCCTCTTGGTTTTGATTTCATTAACCCTGGTCAGGAGAATTTGGGCTGCAAGCGAAAATCCAGTGTAGATGATTGTGTGAGCACTAATTATACTATTCTGGAATTGGAAAGTATCACATGGGAATCTGACTCAGATTCTGTTGTCCGATCTAGCAACAAAACTGAGTGCAGAGATGAATGTTTAAGAGACTGTAACTGTGAAGCTGCCTTATTTGATAACCAAGAGTGCAAAAAACAAAAGCTTCCATTGCGATTTGGGAGAACGAATAACGATGGTGAAACAATGGTAACTCTTATCAAGATTAGCAATGGAGAAATGGGGGGCAAGGAAAGACCAAGAGAGATGCCAACCAGGAATGATTCCTCAATTATGATTCCTAAGAATAACAAGAGTGGGCTACAAATTGGTATTTTAGTTGCTGGTGCTACAAGTTCAACTTTTGGGCTCATTATTCTAGCAATTTCTGTTGCTCTTATTTTCAAACACCGTGTTTCTATATTCAAAGTACTCTCTAAAAAGGCAAATGGAGAATTTGTTGAGGATTTCAATCTAAGATCATTTACCTATGAAGAACTTGAGAAGGCAACCAATGGCTTCAATGAAAGGTTGGGAAGGGGAGCTTTTGGGACTGTTTTCAAGGGAGCTTTGATGAATGGGAAGGTCATTGCTGTAAAAAGACTGGACAAAGTGGCTAGTGAAGGAGAGTTGGAATTCCAGAATGAAATGAGGTCAATAGGTAGAACTCAGCATAGAAATCTTGTCCGCCTGCTTGGTTACTGCCATGAAAAATCCAACATACTTCTTGTTTATGAGTACATGAGCAATGGATCACTTGCGAACTTTCTCTTCAAATCTGAAACAAAGCCAAGTTGGAAAGAAAGAGTTCAAATTGCTTTAGACATAGCTAGAGGCATCCATTATCTGCATGAGGAATGTGAGACCCAAATCATCCATTGTGACATAAATCCCAATAATATATTGATGGATGAACATCAGCGTGCAAGAATTTCAGACTTTGGGTTGGCAAAGCTGTTGATGCCAAACCAAAGCAGGACACTTACAGGGGTCAGGGGAACTAGGGGATATGTTGCCCCAGAATGGTATAAGAACCAACCCATTACTGTGAAAACAGATGTCTACAGCTTTGGGATTATGTTCTTGGAGATCATATGTTGCAGGAGGAGTGTGAGTGTGGATGTTCCAGATGATGAAGCTATTCTTGCAGAATGGGTTTACAGCTGTTCTAAGGCCAATGAGCTGCTTAAGCTATTTAGTGCAGAAGAAGTGGCAGAAGAAGTGGATGAACAAGCCTTGCAAAGAATGGTTTGCATTGGACTGTGGTGCATTCAAGAAGAGCCATCACTTCGTCCTTCAATGAGGAAGGTGATTTTGATGTTGGAAGGTACCATTGAAATACCTTTTCCTCCTAGCCCTGCTTCTTTTAGCAGTGTGGTCTAA